From one Anopheles cruzii chromosome 3, idAnoCruzAS_RS32_06, whole genome shotgun sequence genomic stretch:
- the LOC128269692 gene encoding ras-related protein Ral-a-like produces MSKKPTTGPALHKVIMVGSGGVGKSALTLQFMYDEFVEDYEPTKADSYRKKVVLDGEEVQIDILDTAGQEDYAAIRDNYFRSGEGFLCVFSITEDDSFQATLEFREQILRVKNDENIPFLLVGNKCDMNNKRKVPLMECQARARQWGVPYLETSAKTRENVDKVFFDLMREIRSRKTEDLKPSNGRVKDSSKHRKIKCTLL; encoded by the coding sequence ATGTCGAAAAAGCCAACGACGGGACCCGCCCTGCACAAGGTGATCATGGTGGGCAGCGGTGGCGTTGGCAAGTCGGCCCTTACGCTGCAATTCATGTACGACGAGTTTGTCGAAGATTACGAACCGACGAAAGCGGACAGCTACCGGAAAAAGGTCGTGCTGGACGGTGAGGAGGTACAAATCGATATCCTGGATACGGCCGGCCAGGAAGACTATGCCGCCATTCGGGACAATTACTTTCGcagtggcgaagggtttctcTGCGTGTTTTCGATAACCGAGGACGATAGTTTCCAGGCAACGCTCGAGTTCCGGGAGCAGATACTGCGCGTGAAGAACGACGAGAATATTCCGTTTCTGTTGGTGGGCAATAAGTGCGACATGAATAACAAGCGCAAGGTGCCGCTGATGGAGTGCCAAGCCCGGGCGCGACAGTGGGGCGTGCCATACTTGGAAACGTCGGCCAAAACCCGTGAGAACGTGGACAAGGTGTTTTTCGATCTGATGCGCGAGATACGCTCGCGAAAGACGGAAGATCTTAAACCATCAAACGGCCGCGTTAAGGACAGCTCTAAGCACAGGAAGATCAAATGTACGCTATTATAG